In Levilactobacillus brevis, a single genomic region encodes these proteins:
- the phnE gene encoding phosphonate ABC transporter, permease protein PhnE translates to MTTQVPRRPWVQRWHVKPIGWTVLLIISLIASSQMTGVDAAMFFNNLGQFTDLLVRMSRPAWDYLPVILQPLYETVQMAILGTTIGAAFAVPFAVLAASNLVHNRWLRGFIRLVLDLVRTLPDLLLAAIFVAIFGIGSTAGVVTLAIFSFGMVSKLFYEVIETIDMGPLEALISVGANPLTIIWYAVLPQILNQFVSYFLYTLEINVRASTVLGYLGAGGIGVFLQRSLNEFNYSQTAVIILATLIVVLVIDGVSNHLRRVLL, encoded by the coding sequence ATGACTACGCAAGTTCCACGACGTCCTTGGGTACAGCGCTGGCACGTGAAGCCAATCGGCTGGACCGTGCTCCTCATCATTTCACTCATCGCCTCGTCGCAAATGACGGGGGTCGATGCGGCCATGTTCTTCAATAATTTAGGCCAGTTTACCGATTTATTAGTTCGGATGTCCCGACCGGCCTGGGATTACCTGCCGGTGATTTTACAACCGTTGTATGAGACCGTTCAGATGGCGATTCTAGGAACCACGATTGGGGCGGCCTTCGCCGTGCCGTTTGCAGTCCTGGCCGCCAGCAACTTGGTTCACAATCGTTGGCTTCGTGGTTTCATTCGGTTGGTTTTGGATTTGGTGCGAACGCTACCAGATTTATTGTTGGCCGCAATCTTCGTGGCTATCTTCGGAATCGGTTCGACCGCGGGGGTGGTGACGCTAGCTATCTTTTCGTTTGGAATGGTGTCCAAGCTCTTCTATGAAGTGATTGAGACGATTGACATGGGACCTCTGGAAGCTCTGATCTCGGTCGGCGCTAATCCACTAACGATTATCTGGTATGCAGTCTTACCTCAAATTCTCAACCAATTTGTGAGCTATTTTTTATATACGTTAGAGATTAACGTACGGGCTTCCACAGTTTTGGGGTACTTGGGCGCCGGGGGAATCGGGGTCTTTCTCCAACGCTCGTTGAATGAATTCAATTATAGTCAAACGGCCGTCATCATCTTGGCTACCCTAATCGTGGTGCTGGTGATTGACGGTGTCAGCAATCATTTAAGGAGGGTCTTACTCTAG
- the phnE gene encoding phosphonate ABC transporter, permease protein PhnE: MQTTISKKPLTLTLWHRWRWLLWLVVVAVVYLWAVTGLHFTGLQESAAAVSQSIVHGLVQPDWAYVYNGSGEDLVSLILQTLAIAFLGTFISALISVPFAFWAARGNHEWLHVRSGSGKVVLTLIRTFPEIVLAIMFIKAVGPGSYAGVLAVSIHSIGMLGKLFSEAIENMDRGADEAITSAGGNGAQVFMLATLPTIMPEFISYTLYRFEIAVRSASILGMVGAGGIGTPMIFAIQTRNWPRVGIILLGIVLMVLLIDSLSEQLRKRLI, encoded by the coding sequence ATGCAAACGACAATTTCAAAAAAGCCGCTAACGCTGACGTTATGGCATCGGTGGCGGTGGTTACTGTGGCTAGTGGTTGTGGCGGTCGTTTATCTATGGGCGGTGACGGGCCTTCATTTTACGGGGTTACAGGAGTCGGCGGCGGCCGTGTCGCAGTCAATCGTCCACGGGTTAGTTCAGCCGGACTGGGCGTACGTGTACAATGGGAGCGGCGAAGACCTAGTTTCTTTAATTCTGCAAACGTTGGCCATCGCCTTTCTGGGAACGTTTATCTCGGCGTTAATCAGTGTGCCCTTTGCCTTTTGGGCGGCCCGTGGTAATCATGAATGGTTGCACGTTCGCTCTGGGAGTGGCAAGGTCGTCTTGACGCTGATCCGAACATTTCCCGAAATTGTGTTGGCAATTATGTTCATCAAAGCCGTGGGCCCGGGTTCCTACGCTGGCGTTCTGGCCGTCAGCATTCATTCGATTGGGATGCTTGGAAAGCTCTTCAGCGAGGCCATTGAGAATATGGACAGAGGAGCCGACGAGGCCATCACGAGTGCCGGTGGCAATGGCGCACAAGTCTTTATGTTGGCGACGTTGCCGACAATCATGCCGGAATTTATTTCCTATACACTCTACCGATTCGAGATCGCTGTGCGGTCGGCTTCAATCTTGGGGATGGTGGGTGCCGGTGGGATCGGGACACCCATGATCTTCGCGATTCAGACGCGCAATTGGCCCCGGGTGGGCATCATTCTCCTGGGGATCGTCCTGATGGTTCTGCTGATTGACTCACTCTCGGAACAGTTGCGAAAGAGGTTAATTTAA
- a CDS encoding bifunctional metallophosphatase/5'-nucleotidase, translating into MVKIRILSTSDVHGYVYPTKYLSVTDRQPLGLLKVATIIDSFRQNALPDEIVLVIENGDWIQGSPFATYLAKHPEVPSEQLTQLTTTLHYDAGVLGNHEFNYGLDYLRTAESDRDYPLLGANITGGETQHIVDAPYTIVTRQGVKIAILGLTTAYVPTWETADHVAGLEFESVVTAAKRWVPRLRQQADVVVVAYHGGFEADPTTGEPTERATSENEGYRLLAEVPGIDALITGHQHRQLADIYCGVPTTQPGEKGEAVGLIDLTLDKAKRIVEHDARLLTTAAAPPAEWLAALTKETESHVQRWLDQPIGQLAGASLTVTDPLAARLHGHPYLQLVNAVEMAAGQTDIAAASLFNDDVRGLGSQPTIRQLLNSYSYPNTLVVETLTGQNIRLALERCASFFELATDGTVHVSPAFTTPKLQLYNYDIYSGLDYTFDLRQPVGQRVVRLDYHGQAVQPNQELAVAVNQYRGNGGGDYPMFSPAKIIREVNVDLPELIMNYFVEHPVVTGVQPTNFKVQF; encoded by the coding sequence ATGGTAAAAATTCGGATTCTCTCAACCAGTGACGTTCACGGCTACGTCTATCCGACCAAGTACTTAAGCGTCACGGATCGGCAGCCACTGGGGCTGCTAAAGGTGGCGACCATCATCGACAGCTTTCGACAAAACGCCTTGCCGGATGAGATTGTTCTAGTCATTGAGAATGGTGACTGGATTCAGGGCTCGCCCTTTGCCACTTACTTGGCCAAGCACCCCGAGGTTCCGAGTGAACAGTTGACGCAGCTGACCACGACCCTGCATTACGATGCCGGAGTCCTGGGCAATCACGAGTTTAATTACGGCTTGGACTATCTACGCACGGCCGAAAGCGACCGTGACTACCCGTTGTTGGGCGCGAACATCACTGGTGGTGAGACGCAACATATTGTGGATGCACCGTACACCATCGTAACGCGTCAGGGCGTGAAGATTGCTATTCTGGGGCTGACCACCGCTTACGTCCCCACTTGGGAGACGGCGGATCACGTGGCTGGGCTTGAATTCGAATCCGTCGTTACGGCAGCTAAACGCTGGGTACCCCGCTTGCGGCAACAGGCCGATGTCGTGGTGGTGGCCTATCACGGTGGCTTCGAAGCCGATCCCACCACGGGAGAACCCACGGAACGCGCCACCAGTGAGAACGAGGGCTACCGATTACTGGCGGAGGTGCCGGGGATTGACGCGTTGATTACGGGTCACCAACACCGCCAATTAGCCGATATTTATTGCGGTGTGCCCACGACGCAACCTGGTGAAAAGGGCGAGGCTGTGGGGCTGATCGACCTGACGCTGGATAAAGCCAAGCGGATTGTTGAACACGATGCCCGCCTATTGACTACGGCGGCCGCCCCGCCGGCCGAATGGCTTGCCGCGTTGACCAAAGAAACGGAATCCCACGTCCAACGGTGGTTGGATCAGCCGATTGGTCAGTTGGCCGGAGCCAGTCTTACGGTCACGGACCCGCTGGCGGCACGGTTACACGGCCATCCGTACTTACAGCTGGTCAATGCCGTCGAAATGGCCGCCGGGCAAACGGACATTGCGGCCGCGAGTCTCTTCAACGATGACGTCCGGGGGCTGGGGTCCCAGCCGACGATTCGGCAATTGTTGAACAGTTATAGCTACCCGAACACGTTAGTCGTTGAGACGCTCACCGGTCAAAATATCCGCTTGGCCCTGGAGCGGTGTGCCAGCTTTTTCGAGTTGGCGACCGATGGTACGGTGCACGTCAGCCCCGCGTTTACCACGCCCAAGCTACAGCTTTATAATTATGATATTTATAGTGGCCTCGACTATACCTTTGACCTCCGGCAACCGGTCGGTCAGCGGGTGGTCCGGTTAGATTACCATGGACAGGCGGTTCAACCGAACCAGGAGTTAGCTGTTGCGGTGAACCAGTACCGTGGCAATGGGGGCGGCGACTACCCAATGTTTAGCCCGGCGAAGATTATTCGGGAAGTAAACGTCGATCTACCGGAACTGATTATGAATTATTTTGTGGAACATCCCGTCGTCACGGGCGTGCAACCCACGAATTTTAAGGTGCAATTTTAG
- a CDS encoding HAD-IC family P-type ATPase: protein MAQDPEATITSTEIAENTDPGPSQQPPIWQRTTESLLVDYGTDKDDGLSTGEAQQRLRTNGPNELTAKKQSNWVRFLKQFNNSIIYILAGAALLTFFMHHYSDSIVIGLVIIANAFIGYFQEKSADNALDRIKALLVNEAVVIRDGQKITLPARELVAGDIVQLEAGDTVPADLRLIDADNLKIQESALTGETDSVLKGEDPLMAANLPLAERANLAFASTAVTNGSGRGIVTVTGADTEIGHIQQNVAEVKQQRTPLMKNLNSLGLGLSIAILVVAALLFILGMITHVYSLPTLLIAVITMVVGSMPEGLPASTSVVLAMGTQAMTKQNVIVKTLPAVETLGAVDIVNTDKTGTLTKNEMTVTDILTAADTYTVSGVGYDATGQIENDEGQTVPWQHDHDLEWLVQIAGQTSDAEFHEEDGQWVLTGEPTDGALTALYHKLVGADPDPQEIDSLPFDSAIRYSARLVDHADQRLLLVKGAPQTLMRLMAEQGQPVDQAAWQERLSQLTQQGKRVVALGYQPVAADIDDVADVVIGQDFHLAGMAGIIDPPRPGVADAVKQLRYAGIKVKMITGDDPETAAAIAQQLNLSEKARAITGPELAELSDDELAAKIDQYTVFARTTPADKLRIVKAQQQRGHVVSMTGDGVNDAPALKQADIGVAMGIRGTDVAKDSADMVLADDDFTSILRAVREGRHVFDNIRKTIRFLLPTSFAEGLIVVLSILMDQPLPLFPTQLLWINMVSALTIQFAFIFEPAESGIMKRGPRDVTRGILSKLDVFEVTYVSLLISGLGMFAYDVLTNQGLNAVIGSTMTLNVIIFGKVFYLFNLQNDHPVLSKYFFRNKMSFVIVAILLVLQAGIIYWPAMQSVFHTTSVNFYYGWWIPIVAGFVVLVVTEIAKAIRHRIDHQTVSREQRNF from the coding sequence ATGGCACAAGACCCAGAAGCAACGATAACCTCAACTGAAATCGCAGAGAATACCGACCCTGGACCCAGCCAGCAGCCGCCCATATGGCAGCGAACGACTGAGTCCTTACTTGTAGATTATGGCACGGATAAGGATGATGGCCTGAGTACCGGCGAGGCGCAACAACGCCTGCGGACCAATGGACCTAACGAACTGACGGCGAAGAAGCAATCCAACTGGGTGCGCTTCTTGAAGCAGTTCAACAACAGTATCATCTATATCCTGGCGGGCGCCGCCTTGCTCACGTTTTTTATGCACCATTACTCCGATTCAATCGTTATCGGATTGGTGATCATCGCGAACGCCTTTATCGGTTACTTTCAGGAAAAATCCGCGGATAACGCTTTAGATCGGATCAAGGCCCTCTTAGTTAACGAGGCCGTGGTCATTCGTGATGGGCAGAAGATTACCTTACCGGCTCGCGAGCTGGTGGCCGGTGACATTGTCCAGCTGGAGGCGGGGGATACCGTTCCCGCCGATCTGCGACTGATCGATGCGGATAACTTAAAGATTCAGGAGTCCGCCTTGACCGGTGAAACCGACTCCGTGTTGAAGGGGGAAGATCCCCTAATGGCCGCCAATTTACCGTTAGCCGAACGGGCCAATCTGGCCTTCGCTTCGACGGCGGTGACGAATGGTTCCGGTCGGGGGATTGTGACGGTTACCGGTGCGGATACTGAGATTGGGCATATTCAGCAAAACGTGGCCGAAGTCAAACAACAACGGACACCGCTGATGAAGAACCTGAACAGCTTGGGATTAGGTCTATCCATTGCAATCTTGGTCGTGGCCGCGTTACTTTTCATTCTGGGAATGATTACCCACGTTTACAGTCTACCAACGCTGTTGATTGCCGTGATTACCATGGTCGTGGGGTCCATGCCGGAAGGGTTGCCCGCTAGTACCTCGGTCGTTTTGGCCATGGGAACCCAGGCGATGACCAAGCAAAACGTCATTGTGAAGACGTTACCGGCCGTGGAAACCTTAGGGGCCGTGGACATTGTCAATACCGACAAGACCGGGACGCTGACGAAAAATGAAATGACCGTGACGGATATTCTGACAGCCGCGGATACCTACACCGTTTCTGGGGTAGGGTATGATGCGACCGGACAGATTGAAAATGATGAGGGGCAAACCGTTCCGTGGCAACATGACCACGACCTCGAATGGCTGGTTCAAATTGCCGGGCAAACTTCCGATGCCGAGTTCCATGAAGAAGACGGCCAGTGGGTCTTGACCGGTGAACCAACCGATGGGGCGCTAACGGCGTTGTACCATAAATTGGTGGGGGCCGATCCGGACCCACAAGAGATTGACTCCCTACCTTTCGATTCAGCCATCCGGTACTCCGCGCGACTCGTGGATCACGCCGACCAACGTCTCTTGTTGGTGAAGGGGGCTCCACAGACGCTGATGCGGTTAATGGCCGAACAAGGTCAGCCGGTGGACCAAGCGGCTTGGCAGGAACGGCTTTCCCAGTTGACCCAGCAAGGTAAGCGGGTCGTGGCCCTAGGGTATCAACCCGTGGCTGCGGATATTGACGACGTGGCAGACGTGGTGATCGGCCAGGACTTCCATTTGGCCGGCATGGCCGGAATCATTGACCCACCACGTCCCGGCGTTGCCGACGCGGTGAAGCAGTTACGGTACGCCGGTATCAAGGTTAAGATGATTACGGGGGATGACCCCGAAACGGCGGCCGCAATTGCCCAGCAACTGAATCTCTCAGAGAAGGCCCGCGCCATTACCGGACCAGAGTTAGCTGAGCTGAGCGACGATGAACTGGCCGCCAAGATTGACCAGTACACGGTGTTTGCCCGGACAACTCCCGCGGATAAGCTGCGGATTGTGAAGGCCCAGCAACAACGTGGTCACGTGGTCTCGATGACCGGGGATGGCGTGAACGACGCGCCCGCTCTGAAACAGGCCGATATTGGGGTTGCCATGGGGATTCGGGGAACCGACGTTGCCAAGGACTCCGCCGATATGGTCTTGGCCGACGATGATTTCACGTCGATTCTGCGGGCCGTACGTGAAGGCCGGCACGTCTTCGATAACATCCGGAAGACCATTCGTTTCCTACTTCCTACGAGTTTTGCGGAAGGGTTAATCGTGGTCCTTAGTATCTTGATGGATCAACCGTTGCCGTTGTTTCCAACCCAATTGTTGTGGATCAATATGGTTTCCGCACTGACCATTCAGTTCGCGTTCATCTTTGAACCGGCCGAGAGTGGCATTATGAAACGGGGACCTCGGGATGTGACGCGTGGGATTCTGTCCAAGCTGGACGTCTTTGAAGTCACCTACGTGTCGCTTCTGATTTCCGGGTTGGGGATGTTTGCCTATGACGTTCTGACGAACCAGGGCCTGAACGCCGTTATCGGGAGTACCATGACCTTAAACGTGATTATCTTCGGGAAGGTCTTCTACCTCTTTAACCTGCAAAATGACCATCCGGTGCTGTCGAAATACTTCTTCAGAAACAAGATGAGTTTTGTAATTGTCGCGATTCTACTGGTCTTACAAGCCGGAATTATTTACTGGCCAGCCATGCAGAGCGTGTTCCACACGACCTCGGTTAACTTCTACTACGGTTGGTGGATTCCAATCGTCGCTGGTTTTGTCGTCCTCGTGGTGACCGAGATTGCCAAGGCTATTCGCCATCGCATCGACCATCAGACCGTCTCACGAGAACAGCGAAACTTCTAA
- a CDS encoding C69 family dipeptidase, whose product MKKSSDCTEILVGKAASMDGSTIVARNEDGYGPINPIKFVVHPATDQKQATFTSAVTGVEVPLPDHAYRYTGTPQADQSDGQYEEAGINEFNVGMSATETTATNARVLGYDPLVNDGINEEAMITLVLPYIKSAKEGAQRLGALLEKYGTGESNSIAFNDQNEIWYLETAGGHHWAAMRLPEDSYAIAPNQTLMQEVDVNDDANFLVATDLVDFVDQYHLNPTPGHFNFRDIFGTHGEDDAYYNTPRTWYGQKLFNPEITDQQPTDQDMPFTRQPSKKIAIEDVEFFLSSHYNGTPYDPFGTFASGSADDQKKYRPIAMDRNQCSSILQIRNDVPADHAAIQWIAMGFFAYAPYVPFFTNIADTPEDYKNTTTEVSVDNVYWLNKTLSVLIEPHFHEFVDTVNAFREGCQSYGRARVAATDTAITGDAATFLTQSNAETAGEVSKRTHALFNDLVKQGLLLSKTAWEKGQNL is encoded by the coding sequence GTGAAGAAAAGTTCCGATTGTACCGAGATTTTAGTGGGTAAGGCCGCCAGTATGGACGGTTCCACGATTGTTGCGCGTAACGAGGATGGGTATGGGCCCATTAACCCCATTAAGTTCGTGGTGCATCCCGCCACGGATCAGAAGCAGGCAACCTTTACGTCGGCTGTGACTGGCGTTGAGGTCCCGTTACCCGACCACGCTTACCGCTACACGGGCACGCCGCAAGCCGATCAAAGCGACGGCCAATACGAAGAAGCTGGGATCAATGAATTCAACGTGGGAATGAGTGCCACCGAGACGACGGCGACCAACGCCCGTGTGTTGGGTTACGATCCCCTCGTGAACGATGGTATTAATGAAGAGGCCATGATTACGCTGGTCCTGCCGTACATCAAATCAGCCAAGGAAGGGGCCCAACGACTGGGTGCTCTGCTGGAAAAATACGGCACTGGCGAAAGCAACAGTATCGCCTTTAACGACCAGAATGAAATCTGGTACTTGGAAACGGCCGGTGGTCACCACTGGGCCGCCATGCGGTTACCAGAGGACAGCTACGCCATCGCACCCAACCAGACATTGATGCAAGAGGTCGATGTCAATGACGACGCCAACTTCCTCGTGGCGACCGACCTCGTGGATTTCGTGGATCAATACCACTTGAATCCAACGCCGGGACACTTTAACTTCCGGGACATCTTCGGTACGCACGGTGAAGACGATGCGTACTACAACACGCCGCGGACGTGGTACGGTCAGAAATTATTTAATCCAGAAATTACCGACCAACAGCCAACGGATCAGGACATGCCGTTCACCCGGCAACCCAGCAAGAAGATTGCGATTGAAGACGTCGAATTCTTCTTGTCCTCCCACTACAATGGGACGCCGTACGATCCGTTCGGCACGTTTGCTTCCGGTTCTGCTGATGATCAGAAGAAGTACCGGCCAATCGCCATGGATCGGAACCAGTGTTCTTCCATCTTGCAGATTAGAAATGACGTTCCGGCCGATCATGCGGCGATTCAATGGATTGCCATGGGCTTCTTCGCCTACGCACCGTATGTACCGTTCTTTACCAACATTGCGGATACGCCGGAAGACTACAAGAACACGACGACCGAAGTTTCCGTGGATAACGTTTACTGGTTGAACAAGACCTTATCTGTACTGATTGAACCGCATTTCCACGAATTCGTCGACACGGTTAATGCCTTTCGCGAAGGGTGTCAATCTTATGGCCGCGCACGGGTAGCTGCGACGGATACCGCGATTACCGGTGATGCCGCGACCTTCCTGACCCAGAGTAATGCCGAGACCGCCGGTGAAGTTTCCAAGCGGACGCACGCGTTGTTCAATGACCTGGTTAAGCAGGGATTGTTGTTATCCAAGACGGCTTGGGAAAAGGGTCAGAATCTGTAG
- a CDS encoding sugar O-acetyltransferase, which translates to MAKSELEKLDAGEPYYFLDQDVAARKARAAKLCQEFNQIPATNPAAQTAKIKEILGSHGERVSVQATFNCDNGQNIHVGEDFLSNYNLTILDIAPVTMGDHVMIGPNVDIYTVNHPLRAADRRGYLAQAQPVTIGNDVWIGGKVAIMPGVTVGDNVVIAAGAIVTKDVPANVLVGGVPARVIKQLPLDGPQPKGNSDIAQMLR; encoded by the coding sequence ATGGCAAAATCAGAACTAGAAAAATTGGACGCTGGCGAACCCTATTACTTCTTGGATCAGGACGTTGCTGCACGGAAAGCACGCGCTGCCAAGCTTTGTCAGGAGTTCAACCAGATTCCGGCGACCAATCCCGCTGCACAAACGGCGAAAATTAAAGAAATTCTGGGGAGTCACGGTGAGCGGGTCTCAGTTCAGGCCACGTTTAACTGTGATAATGGCCAAAATATTCACGTTGGCGAGGACTTTTTGAGTAATTACAACCTGACCATTTTAGATATTGCCCCCGTAACGATGGGCGATCACGTCATGATTGGCCCCAACGTGGACATCTACACGGTGAACCACCCGTTGCGGGCCGCCGATCGCCGGGGATATTTGGCCCAAGCGCAACCGGTGACTATTGGCAATGACGTCTGGATTGGAGGTAAGGTAGCCATTATGCCCGGCGTGACGGTCGGCGACAACGTGGTCATTGCTGCCGGAGCGATTGTGACGAAGGACGTGCCAGCCAATGTCTTGGTCGGGGGCGTGCCGGCCAGAGTGATTAAGCAATTGCCCTTGGATGGACCACAGCCTAAGGGAAACAGTGATATTGCGCAGATGCTTCGGTAA
- a CDS encoding sugar O-acetyltransferase encodes MKTEKEKFLAGEPYNIMDPELAAEETKARRLCKIMNELDDTATEQKEHVVRQLFGSVGKSPWVQPNFRCDFGYNIHVGDYFICNYDNVILDVAPVTIGDHCMMAPHVQIYSAYHPLDPAARDAFTGLGKPVTIGDHVWIGGGSVILPGVTLGNNVVVGANSTVTKSFGDNVVIAGSPARVIRENVPATD; translated from the coding sequence ATGAAGACGGAAAAAGAAAAATTTTTAGCGGGCGAACCCTACAATATCATGGATCCCGAACTGGCAGCCGAGGAGACCAAGGCCCGGCGGCTATGTAAAATCATGAACGAACTAGATGACACGGCGACCGAACAGAAGGAACACGTAGTTCGTCAGCTTTTCGGCTCAGTTGGTAAGAGTCCGTGGGTGCAACCCAATTTCCGCTGTGACTTTGGCTATAACATTCACGTGGGGGACTACTTCATCTGCAACTATGATAATGTCATCTTGGACGTCGCCCCCGTCACCATCGGCGATCACTGCATGATGGCGCCGCACGTCCAGATCTACTCGGCCTATCATCCCCTTGATCCGGCCGCTCGGGATGCATTTACCGGTTTAGGCAAGCCCGTCACCATTGGCGATCACGTCTGGATCGGCGGTGGTTCCGTGATCTTACCAGGAGTCACCCTAGGAAATAACGTGGTCGTTGGCGCCAACTCTACCGTAACCAAGTCCTTTGGCGACAATGTCGTCATCGCCGGAAGCCCTGCCCGAGTTATTCGGGAAAATGTGCCCGCGACGGATTAA